The DNA region ACGGCGAAGCGGTGGGCCTCGTCGCGTACCCGCTGGAGCAGGTGGAGGTGTGGGGCATCCCGCGGCCAGTCGTACTCCCGGTCGGGCGTGACGACGCGCTCCTCGGCTTTTGCCAGTCCGATGGCGGGCACGTCCCAGCCCACCTCATCCAGGGCCTCGAGCGCCGCCTCCAGCTGTCCTCGACCCCCATCGATCACCAGCAGGTCCGGATCGGGCCGGTCGTCCCGCCCGTCGAGGGCTCGCTCGGCGCGCCAGGTGACGAGTCGGCGCATATTGGCGTAGTCGTCGTTCTCGTCGGTGAGCTTCTTTCGGCGGTAGCCCGACTTGTCGGCGCTCCCGTCGTCGAACGCGACGTTGCTGCCGACCGCCGACGAGCCCTGGGCGTGGCTCACGTCGAAGCCCTCGAGGCGCCTTGCCCGCTCGAGACCTAGCGCATCGGCGAGCATGCCGCACTCGTCCCGTCGGCCGACGTTCTGGCGGGCGTTCTTCAGCGCCAGTTCGACGAGTTTCGCCTCGCGGCCGGCGCCCGGGACGCGGACGGCCACGCCCTCGGCCTCGAGCCAGGCGGCCACTTCCGGGTCGCCGTGGCGCTCGGGGAGCAACAGCGCGTCCGGCAGCTGTCGCTCGGCGTAGTACTGGACCAGGAAGGCCGCGAGGACGGCGGGGACGGCGCTCTCCGCCTCGTCGTCGGTCGCGGGTGCTTCGAGGGTGTGGCGGTCGCGGTCGACGAGTTTGCCGCGGTCGGAGCGCAGGCGGGCGACGGTCGCGTCCTCGCCGCGAATTGCGACGCCGACGACGTCCACGAGGTGTTCCTGACTCTCGCCCATCGACTGGACGGCGTCGTCGGCGTCCCCGTGGAACGCCTCGACAGTCTCGAGGCGGTCCCGGAGGTGAGCGGCGCGCTCGAACTGCTGGCTCTCGGCGGCGGTCTCCATCCCCCGCCGGAGGGGGTCCGTGAGCACGCCCGTCTCGCCCTCGAAGAAGCGGACGGCCGACTGCACGTCCTCGCGGTAGCTCTCGAGGCCGATCTCGCGGGTGCAGGGGGCGCTGCAGAGCCCCATCTCGTAGTCGAGGCAGGGGCGGTCGCGGCCCGCGTACTTGTTGTCCGAGCAGCCGCGCAGGCCGTAGGTCTCCCGCAGGGCCTTCACGACGGTCTCGAGCCGCCCCTTGTTCGTGAACGGGCCGAAGACAGTCGCGGCCTCTGCCGGGTCGCGGGTGATCTCGATCCGCGGCGCCTCGTGAGCCGTCAGCTGGACCATCGGGTAGGACTTGTCGTCCTTCAGCCGGACGTTGTACCGGGGCTGGTGGCGCTTGATCAGGTTCGCCTCGAGCAACAGCGCCTGGGTCTCGGTGTCGGTGACGGCGATCTCGAGGTCGTCGACGCGGTCGACCATTCGCCTGATGCGGGCGCTCCGCGGGTCCGCATACGAGCGTACCCGCGAGCGGAGGTCGACGGCCTTGCCGACGTACAGCGTTGCCTCGCCGTTTCGAAACTGGTAGACGCCGGGCTCTCGAGGGAGGTCGCTGGCTCGCTCGCGAAGCGTCTCGACGTCCATCGCTATCGACGCCCCTAGTCGGGCGAGGGGTTTCAGTGTACCGTCCCCGGACGGCGGTACCGCCACGTTGCCGGAAGGTCCCGAAGTCTTCACTCTGTGTGACTGTCACCGCACCGTCCGATAACCGTTATACTGGTCGATGGTGTGGAAACCGCTGCCCGTACGTGGCGAGTGATTCCTATGGTCAAAGAGGTACAATGCAAAGACGCGGGGTTCGAGGACTGTGACTTCATCATCCAGGACGAAAACGAGGACGAAATGGTCGACCTCGTCCAGCAACACGCCGAGCGGACCCACAACAAGTCCGTCTCTCGAGACGACGTCCAGGGGCTGATCCACGAGGTTTGAGACGACTACGATCTCATTTTTGTCGGGGTGATGCTCCGGCCAGCGACGAACGCTCCGGCCAGTGATGAGCGAGAGCCGACACCGCAACCTCGCCGACGAACGCGAAACACGCTTCATCTCGAGGACCCTCCTCGAGCACATGTCCGACGCCGCATCCACGACCACTGTCGAAATCGTCCTCTTCCCTGGTTTCGACGAACTCGACGCCATCGGTCCCTACGAGGTCTTCCAGAACGGCGCTCGAGCCGGTGCGTCCCTCGAGACGAAACTCGTCACCCTCGACCCCGTCGATCGGGTTCGAGCGAGTCACGGCCTTCGCGTCGAACCCAACGGCGCCCTGGGCGACCCGGACGTGCTCGTCGTCCCGGGCGGGGGCTGGACGAACGACGACGGGGGCGTCAGTCGTGTGATCGACGAGGGTCGCCTTCCGGAGGCGGTCGCCGATCGTCACGCGAACGGAACCGTCGTCGCGTCGATCTGTACGGGCGCGATGGTGCTCGCCGACACGGGTCTCCTGGACGGTCGGCCCGCCGTCACCCATCAGGTCGCCCTCGAGGCCCTCGAGTCGGTCGCGGACGTGCGCTCGGCGCGGGTCGTCGACGACGGCGATATCTTGACCGCAGGCGGCGTCACGTCGGGGATCGACCTGGCACTGTGGTTTCTCGAGCGGGAGTTCGGCAAGGCGGTCGCGGCGGCGGTCGCGGAAGAGATGGAACACGAGCGCCGGGGTGAGGTGGTCGCTCGTTGAACGGGGTCGGGGCGGTTGGACGGCCTGAGCGCCCACTCGAGGGACCAACATCGAGCAAACGCTGGAAAATGAAAGCCGGTCAATCGGTGCTCGAGGCCGCGACGTCGACCGCACGCTGGTTCATCCCGGAGCCGGTCTCGTACCAGTAGTACAGTCCCAGTCCGACGGCGACGACGACGTTCGAGATCGTTACGGCCCAGAAGGCGGCGGTCGCGTCCATGCCGAGGACGTAAATCCCGAGAGCGGCGACCGGGAGGCGAACGGTCCAGTACTGACAGAGCGTGGCGACGAAACTCGTCCG from Natronosalvus rutilus includes:
- a CDS encoding excinuclease ABC subunit C; its protein translation is MDVETLRERASDLPREPGVYQFRNGEATLYVGKAVDLRSRVRSYADPRSARIRRMVDRVDDLEIAVTDTETQALLLEANLIKRHQPRYNVRLKDDKSYPMVQLTAHEAPRIEITRDPAEAATVFGPFTNKGRLETVVKALRETYGLRGCSDNKYAGRDRPCLDYEMGLCSAPCTREIGLESYREDVQSAVRFFEGETGVLTDPLRRGMETAAESQQFERAAHLRDRLETVEAFHGDADDAVQSMGESQEHLVDVVGVAIRGEDATVARLRSDRGKLVDRDRHTLEAPATDDEAESAVPAVLAAFLVQYYAERQLPDALLLPERHGDPEVAAWLEAEGVAVRVPGAGREAKLVELALKNARQNVGRRDECGMLADALGLERARRLEGFDVSHAQGSSAVGSNVAFDDGSADKSGYRRKKLTDENDDYANMRRLVTWRAERALDGRDDRPDPDLLVIDGGRGQLEAALEALDEVGWDVPAIGLAKAEERVVTPDREYDWPRDAPHLHLLQRVRDEAHRFAVQYHQTLRDEVSTVLDDVPGIGPETRKRLLGRFGSVENVRAASLEDLQSVPGVGERTAQTVKERL
- a CDS encoding DUF1059 domain-containing protein, translated to MVKEVQCKDAGFEDCDFIIQDENEDEMVDLVQQHAERTHNKSVSRDDVQGLIHEV
- a CDS encoding DJ-1/PfpI family protein produces the protein MSDAASTTTVEIVLFPGFDELDAIGPYEVFQNGARAGASLETKLVTLDPVDRVRASHGLRVEPNGALGDPDVLVVPGGGWTNDDGGVSRVIDEGRLPEAVADRHANGTVVASICTGAMVLADTGLLDGRPAVTHQVALEALESVADVRSARVVDDGDILTAGGVTSGIDLALWFLEREFGKAVAAAVAEEMEHERRGEVVAR